The following DNA comes from Hyalangium ruber.
CAAGAGCGTGCAGGGCCCGGAGCAGGCCCGACAGAAGGTGCGGGAGCAGAAGGCCGCCGGCTATGACCTGATCAAGACCCATGGCGGCCTGGGCCGCGAGACGTACGACGCGATGGTGGCCGAGGCCAAGGCCCAAGGCCTGCGCGTGAGCGGGCACGTGACGCCGGACGTGGGGCTTGCGCGCGCGCTCGAGGCGGGCCAGCAGATCGAACACCTCGACGGGTACCTCGCCGCGCTCCTGCCTCCCGGGGACAAGGCGGAGGTGGGCCAGGTGGAGCTCGGTGACGTGCTCTCCCGGATGGACCTGGCCCGCCTGCCCGCCATCGCCGAGGCGACGAAGCGCGCGGGCATCTTCAACTCCCCCACCCTGGCCCTCTTCGAGGTGGTGGCCAGCGAGGGGGCCGTGCCGGAGCTGCGCACGCAGCGCGAGCTGCGCTACGTGCCGAGCGCCGCGGTCGATGCGTGGACGAAGGAGCTGCTCACGGGCCCCCTCTCGCAGGCCCCCGCCGCCAACAAGCAGAAGTTCCTCGAGCTGCGTCGCCAGGTGCTGCGCGGCCTGCACGCGGCGGGTGTCCCCCTGCTGGTGGGCTCGGACTCGCCCCAGCTCTTCATGGTGTCCGGCTTCGCCCTGCACCGGGAGATGGAGGCCCAGGTCGCCGCCGGCCTGCCTCCGCTCGCCGTGCTCCAGGCGGCCACGCGCAACGCGGCGGCCTACTTCGGAGAGTCCAGCCAATGGGGCGCCGTGGCTCCCGGCCAGCGCGCGGACCTGCTGCTGCTCAACGGCAACCCGCTGAAGGACATCCAGCTCGCGCGCGCCATCGCCGGGGTGATGGCGCGTGGCCAATGGCTGCCCAAGAGCGAGCTGGATGCGAAGCTGGAGGAAGCGGCCACCGCCGCCAAGGCCACCAAGGCCGCCGGGAAGTAACCCATGCCCGCGCCTTAATCCCCTTCAGGTAAGTGAGTGAAGACCCAGTTCCCCAGAGAGGACCGCCGCCTCTCATGTGCATAGCCGCTCAGGCGCTTCCGCCAGGTGCTGAGGGCTGCTCAGCGGAAAGTTGGCTCCGAGTCTTGCCTTAGAGGCCGCCCCGGCGGCGCTTCCGTCAAACCTGTCTGATGTCTGACAGGTTTGCTCAGCCCCCGCTCTGGGCAGGCGCTCAAGTCCTGATCGCTCTGCCTCCACGGAAACGGTGACCATCGCTCAGTAGCTTCGGCAACTTTGCTGAAAGGGGTTAGCGTGGCGGTTCGGAGGTCATCACCGCCGTGGGGTTGCCGAGCCGCAGGTGTACCTCGACGCGGCGGTTGCTCTCGCGGCCCTGCTCGGTGGCGTTGGTGTCGACGGGCCGCGCCGCGCCGAAGCCCCGGGCCCGCAGCCGGTCCGCGGGCACGCCCCGCTCGATGAGGTAGCGGCGCACCGCCTCGGCGCGCTCCTTCGAGAGCGCCTGGTTGTAGTCGGGGCCGCCCACCGCGTCCGTGTGACCCTCGATGACGACGAGCGGAATCTCCGGGTGCTCCTGGAGCACCTGCGCCGCCCGGTCCAGCACGCGCGAGTTCTCGGGCGCCGTGGCGCTGCCCGTCTCGAAGAAGACCTGACCGTTGAGCACGAGCCGCTCGCGGGTGAGGGTGACGAGCTGCGGCATGTCGGCCGCGCACCCATGGTGCTCCGGCGAGCCTCGCTCCCGCACGCACGCATCCAGCACATCCACCACGCCATCCCCGTCGGTGTCGGCTTCCGGAGACGCGAGCCTGCTGGGCGCGGGAGGCGCGGAGCTCGGCGCGGAAGACTCGGGAGGCGAAGCCTCGGAGTCAGCCTCCTCTTCCTCGGACGGGGCCTCGGGCCTGCGCGGCCGCACGGGCGTGACGAACTCGTAGATGATCTCAGGCTCGGGCGGGGGATCGGGCGCGAGGGTGAAGGCCAGGCCGATGAGCACGCGGAACTGCGGGGTGCCCGGCTCCTGGCCAAAGCCCATGCCTCCCACGGCGAACACCTCCATCGTCGGCACGGGCGCATAGCGCGCTCCAGCCAGGGCCTCCACGGTGGCGGTGGTGCGGCCCTGGGAGAACGTCGCGCGCAGGCCCAGCTCGCCTCGCAGCGGCGAAGTCACCGTGGTCACCCCCGCCCCCACGCGCAGCTCGTTGCCCACCTCATCCTGTGAGCCCGAGGCATCCCCCAGCGCGACGGAGGGGCGCAGCAGCACCCCGGCTTCGAGCACGGGCGCCACCAGGCCCAGGCGCTTGCCCACCATCACCTGGGCCCCGACGCTCGTGCCCGCCTCGCGTGCCAGCACCGACGTGCTGCCCACCGGCAGGCCCACGCCCACCTTCAACGCCACGTCCACGAGATCTTCGGAAGCCTCGCTGAGCAACCCCAGGCGGCCCTGGAGCCAGGGCGAGCCGACGCCGCTGCTCGACGGAGAGGAGATGCCCTGCGCGGTGAGGTCATCGCCCTGCTGCAGCGCCACCACCGGCAGCCCCGCGCCCAGCTCGAGCCACGGCAGCACGCCATACGCCAGCGCCAGCACCGCCGTGGCGCGGTCCTTCACGAGCGACAGCCGCTGCCCCTCGCTGTACACCGAGAGCGGTTTGCGCTGGTAATGGCCCACCAGCACGACGCGCAGCTCCCGGGCCGAGAGCAGCTCCGCGCCGCTCAGCACCACGGGCCCACGTCCCGGGTTGAGCTCCAGGCGCTCCAGCGAGAAGTTCGGCAGCGGCGACGACTCCTGGGCGTGGGCCGAGGCCACGGCGAGCCCCACGAGCACCAGCGCCACACCCCAACGGGCGCCGCCCCCTCGTCGATGGATGGGCAAGGACATGGACGACTCCAGGTACACGCGTACCTCGGCGCCCACTCTCCGCCGGATCAGCGGTCCGAGGAAGTTTTGCATCCCTCCCCGAAACAGCCGCTTCCTGCCCGAACTCGCCCTTGTCCCCTGGCCCCGCAATCCCCCTTTTCGCCCTTGCCGACAGTGTGTTCAATGTCATGCGAATCCCCCACCTCACTGAAATGAGGGCTTCACACGCCTTTCCCGCTTGAAGGGGAGGCGCTAGGACAGGGGGGGAAACCCCGGCGTGGAGGAGCGATGAGCCAGCGTGAGCTGTGGGAGCGGTACAAGAAGTACCTGTGCGTCTGCCCGTCCTTGGGGTTCTCGCTGGACGTTTCGCGCATGAAGTTCACGGAGGACTTCCTGGAGCAGATGCGCTGGCCCATGGAGGCCGCCCTCGATGCCATGGAAGCGCTGGAGCAGGGCGCCCTGTCCAACCCGGACGAGAAGCGCCGGGTGGGCCACTACTGGCTGCGCGCTCCGGAGACGGCCCCCGAGGCGGAGATCGGCCGAGGCATCCGCGACACGCTGGCGGACGTCCACTGGTTCGCCGAGGAGCTGCACGCCGGCCGCATCGCGCCGCAGACGGCCGAGCGCTTCACGCACCTGCTCGTCATCGGCATTGGCGGCTCGGCGCTGGGGCCGCAGCTGGTGGCGGACGCGCTGGGAACGAGCGCGGATGCGATGCGCATCTTCTTCTTCGACAACACGGACCCGGACGGCATGGACCGGGTGCTGACGCAGCTCGGCGACAAGCTGCCGGAGACGCTCACCCTGGTCATCAGCAAGTCGGGCGGCACCAAGGAGACGCGCAACGGCATGCTGGAGGCCGAGCGCGCCTACCAGGGCCGCAAGCTCGACTTCGGCGCGCACGCGGTGGCCATTACCGGTGAGAACAGCGAGCTGGACCGGTACGCGAAGAAGAACAGCTGGCTGCGCACCTTCCCCATGTGGGACTGGATTGGCGGGCGTACCTCGGTGCTGTCGGCGGTGGGCCTGCTGCCGGCGCGGCTGCAGGGGCTGGACGTGGACGGGCTCTTGTCGGGCGCGCGGGAGATGGACCGGGCCACGCGCAACCGCGACGTGATGAAGAACCCGGCGGCGGTGATGGCGCTCATGTGGCACCACGCCAGCAACGGGCGCGGCGCCAAGGACATGGTCCTGCTTCCTTATAAGGACCGGCTGCAGCTGTTCTCCAAGTACCTCCAGCAGCTCGTGATGGAGTCGCTGGGCAAGGAGCTGGACAAGGACGGCAAGGTGGTGAACCAGGGCCTGGCCGTCTACGGCAACAAGGGCTCCACCGACCAGCACGCCTACGTGCAGCAGCTCCGCGAAGGGGTCCACAACTTCTTCGCCACCTTCATCGAAGTGCTCAAGGACCGCGAGGGCCCCTCCATGAAGGTGGAGGAGGACACCACCACCGGCGACTACCTGGTGGGCTTCCTGCTGGGCACGCGGCGGGCACTGTACGAGAAGGACCGCGAGTCGATGACGCTCACCGTGCCGGACGTGAGCGCGCGCTCGCTCGGGGCGCTCATCGCGCTGTACGAGCGGGCGGTGGGCATCTACGCCTCGCTGGTAAACATCAACGCCTACCACCAGCCGGGCGTCGAGGCCGGGAAGAAGGCGGCCGGCGTGGTGCTGGAGATCCAGCGCAAGCTGCTCTCACACCTGCGCGGCCAGAAGGGCCAGGCGCAGACGGCGGAGCAGCTCGCCGCCGCCGTGGGCGCCGCGGACGAGGTGGAGACCGTCTTCAAGGTGCTGGAGCACCTGGCGGCCAACCCGGACCACGGGGTGACGCGCGCCGAGGCCGCCACCCCGTTCGAGGCCCGCTTCAGCGTGGCGTAAGGCGCCCGGCGCCCGGGTGAGGGTGCGGAGCCTCGAAGCTCCGCACCGCCCTCCCCTGGCTACTCGTCGCCGTCGAGCACCCCGTCCTCGTCTCGGTCCACGCCGATGCGCCACTGGGTGCCCTTGGGTACCACGGTCCACGTCAGCTCGCTGCCGAGCCCGGCCCGGCTGCGAAGCTGCGCGGCGCTCACCCGCTCATGGGCGCGGTCGGACTGGAAGTCCCCGCCCCCGCGGTAGGTGTAGCCGCGCTGCCGGCCGCCCTGCCGACCCTTCACCACCAGCCCCACCTTGCCGCTGTCGGCCAGGGAGAGGAAGGTATCCAGCAGGGCGCTCTGCTCCGAGCCCGGCCACGGGGTGCGCAGCGTCACCTGCTGGCCCACCGCCGCGTGGGTGTCCTTGCTGTCGGGACCGGGCGGCTCGAGCACGGTGGTCTCCGAGCCGTGCGGCAGCTCCGAGCCGGAGAACGCCAGCATGAAGGCCGTGAGGTCCGCCAGCTCCTGGTCGCTCTGCACCTGGAAGGCGGGGGCGGCGATGAAGCGGGCGATAGAGTCGGACACGCCGTGGTGGCTGAAGCCGAAGCCCGCGAGGCTCTCGGTGTGCGTCAGCTCCATGCCCTCCTTGTCATAGAGGTTCCGCAGCTGCGGCACCTTGAACACGATGTTGGTGCTGGGGTCCGCGGCGACGAGGCCCAGGTGGCTCTCGCCGTTCGGGCCCGGCGCCAGGGGCACGAAGCGCGTGCCATCCCACGTCATGTTGGTGCCCAGGCCGCTGGGCAGCGTGTGGCAGGTGGAGCAGGCGAAGGCGCCCAGGCCCAGCAGGCGCGGCGGCCGGAAGAGCGCCAGTCCGCGGACGGCGTTGCCGTTGGGCAACTGCTGCCCCGCGGGGGCGAAGCGGCCCGTGGTGTAGCGGCCCGTGAGCGGCAGGTGGGTGGGCAGCGTGTTGTCGAGGTTGCGGAACGGGTTGGGCGGGAAGGTGAGCGTGGCCAGGAAGTCCTTGAACTGCTGCATCTCCGCGGGGCTGAGCATCACGTCATCCCCCTGCAGGTGCATGAAGGCCGGGTTGAAGTCCTCCAGCCCTGCGCGGTCCCCACGCCAGTGCAGCGCCTCCTTGCCGATGATGTCCTGGAGCGTCTGCGTCGTCATTGGCCCCTTCATCGGGTGGACGGGCTCGAAGCCCGTGGTCAGCCCGGGGATGCCCATGCCCTTGTTCTGGCCCGTCAGCGGGTTCATCTCCCCGCTCGGGTCTCCCAGGTCCCACCCCAGCCGATCGATGCGCGCGTCCACGTGGCACGAAGCGCACGAGATGTGGCCCAGGCCTGAAGTCCTACGCGTGTCGTACAGGTGTTTGCGGCCCATCTTGATGGCCGCGGGCGTCGGATCGAAGAAGGGGACCCGGGCCCGCTCCTGGAGGTCCTGCACGCTCACCACCGAGACGCTGGCGGCGAAGCGGTTGAGCACGTAGAGCCTGCCGCGCTGCTCATCCAACGCCAGGCCCGTGGGCCCCTCGCCCACGTCCAGCTGTCCCAGGCGCTGGCCGTTGGCGCCCACCACCACCACGTTGTTGGAGCCCATGCCCGCCACGTACCCGCGCGTGCCCAGCGCGTTCCAGACGATGGCGCGCGGGTCTCCGATGGACTTGTCGCGCTCGGACTGAGGAAGCGTGGGCGTGACGTACGTGAGGTGCGGGTTCAGGTCCTTCTGCCACACGAGGCCCGGCGCGGTCGGGTACACCGCGGCCAACCGCACGCGCAGGAAGCGGCCGTTGACGTTCGGCTCGAAGCGCACCTCGTTGGTGGAGTCGGTGCCCACCACGGTGATGACGCCGCTGGGGTGAACCGCCAGCGCCATGTTCAGGTTCATCAATCCCCGGGCATAGGAGACCGACAGCGAGGACGCGTCGATGATGGCCAGGTCCCGGTCCGGCATGTCCCAGCCCACCGGCCGCCCGGAGGCCGCCGCGTTCGGACCGCTGACGAGCGCCGTCCAGTCATGGGCGTTGTCGTCCATCCACCGGCCCTGGGCGTTCTTCCGCACGATGAGTGGCCCGGGAGGAGGCGTCGGCAGCCCCGAGCGGATGGGCGGGTTGAACGCCGAGCCCGCGTTGGGCGGCGGGTTGATGCCGCCGTAGGGGCCGAGCGGATCGCTCACCACGTTGGGCGGAAAGAGGCCCTCCAGGGTGCCGCCGCCGCTGAGCACGGTGGTGGCGTTGCCCGACTCGAAGATGGCCGCGTACACCTTGCGCCCGTCCGGACTCACCGCCAGGGCGCGCGGATCCTCCCCCAGGATCTTCACGCGCCGAGGAGCCGCCAGGGGCCAGTTCGGATCCACCACCAGCACCGTGTTGACCTGGGAGCAGGTGATGAAGGCCCGCTTGATGGGCCAGCCGGCGAAGACGACGTCCGCGGGCTCATCGTCGGTAGGCACGGTGGCCACCACGTTGAGCGTGGTGAGGTTCACGATGCTCACGCTGTCGGAGATGTGATTGACGACCCACGCCTCCGTGTTGGAGCGAGCGCGCACCGACACCGGCTCGAGCCCCACGGGGATGGTGGCCACCAACCTCGGCTCACGACCGGGGCCGGTCAAATCAAAGACAAGCAAGCGATTGTCCGCCGTGTTGACGGCAAGCAAGCGCGAACCATCCGGTGTCAGCTCCAGCGGATGGACGTGAGGGTTTTCCCAATTCACGAACGAGCCCTGAGCTCGAACGGTGAGAGGGAAAACCCATACCAAGAGGAGACTCCACAGCAAGAGGGAGCGAGGGGCGAAGGGCATCGGGCAGCCTCCGAGGGGGTGGGGATTCAGCTGATCCAGTAATGCATTAGAAAAATCTAATCAAACGTTCAGTTCTCCTTGTAAATGACTGAACCCATTGGAATTCGAGGATTTTTATATATTGTCATTCCGAGTGTCTGGCCTCCATGGGACGCCAAGGCACCGAAGCATCTCCGCTGAAAACCTTCGATACCCTAGAAGCAGAGCAGCCAATCCAGATCTGGATACCCAGAAAGGATGGGTCGAACAAGGGAGTCTCCCCTGACTCGCAGCGAGTCGCGGCAGACTCCCAGGAAAGCACTGCTTCTCGACTCACGAGACATGAGAATGAAGCCCCCGTGCCGCTCGGAGCGGATGCGAGGGATTCGGTTCGAGCATGTCTGGCTTTTCAGTCTCGGGCCGCGCATGCGCCGGGTGAGCATGACCCGGCCGGGGGTGTACGCACACCCCTCAGCGCCGCGTGGGCGGGGACTGGAAGATGCGCAGCAGCAGGGCGATGGAGGGCACCACCGTCAGGATGCCCACGACCAGCGCCACGAGGAGAACGCGCTGCACGGCGGGGCTGGCCGCGGTGGCCTGGAGGGTGATGTCCGGCACCACGAGGTAGGGGTACTGCGAGGCGGCCCAGCCGAGCACGATGAAGCCCGCCTGCACCGCCGCGGCCACGCGCGCCAGCCGGAAGGAGCGGCGCCACAGCAGGGCAAAGGCGGCCAGGGCCGAGAGCGCCGTCACCGCGTGCAGGGCCAGCGCGAAGGGCTCGTGCAGCAGCCCCTGCCACACGCGCGGAGCACCCTGGCGCGCCAGCAGCAGCACCCCGAGTGCGGCGAGGAACACGGCCACGCCGGCGCCCAGGGCCCGGCGGCGGAAGTCCTCTCGCAGCGGCTCGGAGTCCGCCTCGGCGGTGAGGTACACGGCGGCCAGGAACGCGAAGAGGCAGAGCGCCAGCACGCCTACCGCCAGGGCGAACGGCGTCAGCCAGGGCTCGAAGAAGCCGCTCACCACCACGCGCCCCTCCACGCGGATGCGGCCGCTCACCACCGCGCCCACGCACATGCCCAGCAACACGGGGGACACCAGGCTGGCCACGCTGAAGACGAGCCCCCAGCGCCGCTGCACCAGGTCCCCCCGTGCGTCATACGTGCGGAAGGTGAACGCCGTGCCGCGGAAGACGATGCCCAGCAGGAGCAGCGTCAGCGGCACGTGCAGCGCCACGGTGAGCGCCGAGAAGGCGCGCGGAAAGCCACTGAAGAGCAGCACCAGCCCGGCGATGAGCCAGACGTGGTTCACCTCCCACACCGGGCCGAGGGCGTGGGCGATGAGGGCGCGCTGCTCCGCCTTGCGAGGGCCCGAGGCGAGCAAATCCCACACCCCGCCGCCGAAGTCCGCCCCGCCAAAGAGCGAGTAGAGGACGAAGGTCCCCGCCACCGCGAAGCCCAGCACCAGCTCAGTGGGCATCGTCCGACTCCCGGCCGGGCAGCGTGCCGGCCACCTGGCGTGCCAGCAGGAACGTCACCATCGCTCCCAGGAAGAGGTACACCAGCGTGAAGGTCCAGAAGGGCGCGGCCAGGTGCGGCACCGGCGTCACCGCGTCCTTCGTGCGCATCACCCCGTGGATGATCCACGGCTGGCGGCCCCACTCGGTGACGAGCCACCCCGCCTCCATCGCCAGTACACCCAGCGGAGAGGCCAGGAGCCACAGCCGCATCATCCTCGGCCCCGAGGGCCACTCGCGCTTGCGCCACCGCAGCCCCAGCGTCACCAGGGCCAGCAGCGCCATGGCGCTGCCCGTGCCCACCATGAGCTGGAAGGCCAGGTGGACCTTGGCCACCGGGGGCCAATCCTCTCGGGGGAACTCCTTGAGCCCCTTCACCTCCGCATGCGGATCCCCGAAGGCGAGGATGGACAGGCCATACGGAATCTCGAGCGAATAGGGCGTGGTGGCCGTCTCCATGTCCGGCAGGCCTCCCACCCGCAGCGAGGCGCCGCGCTCGGTGTCGAAGTGGCCCTCCATGGCGGCCAGCTTCACCGGCTGGGCCTCCGCGGCGTGCTTGGCCAGGAAGTCGCCCACGAGCGGCTGGGCGAGCGCGGTCACGCACGCCAGGGGCAGCGCCACCGAGAGCGCCTTGCGGTGGAAGGCCGAGCCCGGGTGGCGCAGCAGCACGAAGGCGTGGATGCCCGCCATGGCGAAGGCGCTCGCCTGGTAGCACGAGAGCAGCACGTGCGCCGTCTGGTACGGCCAGCCCGGGCTGAACATGGCCACCAGGGGTTGGATGTCCGTGGGGCCGTTCGGCGTCGGCGTGAAGCCGGACGGATCATTCATGAAGACGTTGACCAGGGTGACGAAGAAGGCGCTCGCCGCCCCGCTCAGCGCCACCATCACCCCGGAGAACAGGTGCAGGCCCGGCGACACCCGCTCGCGCCCGTACAGGTAGATGCCCAGGAAGATGGCCTCGGTGAAGAAGGCCACGCCCTCCAGGCTGAAGGGCAGGCCAATCACTTCCCCGTATTGTCCCATGAACTCGGGCCACAGCAGGCCCAACTCGAACGAGAGCACCGTGCCGCTCACCGCTCCCACCGCGAAGAGGATGGCGGTGCCCTTGGCCAGCTTGTAGCTGAGCAGCCGGTAGTCCGCGTCGCCCGTCCGCCGCGCCTTCAAGTCGCTGAGCACCATCAACACCGGCAGCGCCACGCCTGCCGCGGCGAAGACGATGTGAAAGGCCAGCGACATCCCCATCTGCGCACGCGCATAGAGCAGGTCGTCCACAGACAATCACTCTGCTTTATGCGCGCGTTCCGCGCAATTAAATCTACTTCTGCTCAGCGCGCTGAGGCACGAGCGACTGGACGGAGCTACGGGCGATGGAGGTGGCCAGCGCGGTGCCGAAGATCATGATGAGCTTGCGGCCCATCTCCACGGCGAGCGGGCGCTGCTCGGCGCTGGAGGCCACGCGGGCCGGGTGCTGCCACGCCCGCTGGACGGCCTTGATGCGCTGCCTGGCCAGGATCTGCTCGCGGTGACGGGCCCGCCACATGGCCACGCCCACGCCCACGCCGGTCAGCACGAGCGCCGCCACGGCCGCGCCGATGATGACCTCCTGGTGCCGAGAGGCCTGGTAGCGCACGTTGAGCACGCGCTCGCGCCGCCGCTCCAGCTCCTCCAGGGTGAGCATCAGCTCGTCGCGGATGCGGTCCGCGGTGCGCTCCACCTGCTCGCGGGCGCTCTTGCCGGCGAGCGCATGCTCCTTCTCGTGTTCCTGCTCCTTGTCATGCACGGTGCGCTCCATCTGCTCACGGGTGCTCTGGTCCGGGCTGCGGAAGATGCGATCCTTGTTCGAGGTGTCGTGCCCGTTCTCGTTCCTCTGCTCGAGGTGGCCCCACTCGTTCATTGCAGTGTCTCCCGCGCCCGCTCGAAGTCGGTCTTGAGGCGCTCCTGGGTGTGGGGCAGCGGCTTCTTCGGCAGCTTCTTCACGCCGAACCAGGCCATGCCGCCGGCGATGAGCAGCAGGCCCACCCCGACGAGCAGCACGCCCAGCCAGGGCGTCAGCGGCAGGGCCAGTCCGATGGTGACGAAGAGCGCCGACAGGCCGCACAGCACCAGGGTGACAGCCGCTCCGATGAGGATGCCGCTGGTACGCGCGGCTTTGATTTCCTCGCGCAGCTCCTTCTTGGCGTGCAGCACCTCGGCCTTCACCAGCAGCTTCGCCTCGGCGAAGGCGTGCCGGATGAGCTCGGCGGTGGTCAACGTCTCCAGTTGGCTTCGCTCCAGACGCTCCGATTCGAGTTCCACGTCCCCGCCTCCGGATTTCAGAGGGCGACCGGGCGCCACATCCAGCGCCTCGTGCCCCATTCCTGAGAGAAGGTGGGCAGGGCTGCGCACGGGGTGAAGTCCGCTCGGGGCAGCTGGCACCTGTTCGCCTGCCTGCTTCCCGTGCGGCGGGATGGAATGAGCGTAGGAGGAGCTCAGCGCTTGCGGTGCAGCGCCAGCGCCGTAGCCAGCGTCTCGCGCACCTGGCGTGCCTGGAAGAGCCGGTCCGCCGTGTCCACCAGGTTCTCCAGGTAGAGCACCTGCTTTCTCAGCCGAGGCGGTAGGGCGCGCGTGCCCAGGTGGGCGCCCAGCAGGCCCCCCGTCACCGCCGCCGCCACGTCCACCTCGCCGCCACAGCGCAGCACC
Coding sequences within:
- a CDS encoding OmpA family protein is translated as MSLPIHRRGGGARWGVALVLVGLAVASAHAQESSPLPNFSLERLELNPGRGPVVLSGAELLSARELRVVLVGHYQRKPLSVYSEGQRLSLVKDRATAVLALAYGVLPWLELGAGLPVVALQQGDDLTAQGISSPSSSGVGSPWLQGRLGLLSEASEDLVDVALKVGVGLPVGSTSVLAREAGTSVGAQVMVGKRLGLVAPVLEAGVLLRPSVALGDASGSQDEVGNELRVGAGVTTVTSPLRGELGLRATFSQGRTTATVEALAGARYAPVPTMEVFAVGGMGFGQEPGTPQFRVLIGLAFTLAPDPPPEPEIIYEFVTPVRPRRPEAPSEEEEADSEASPPESSAPSSAPPAPSRLASPEADTDGDGVVDVLDACVRERGSPEHHGCAADMPQLVTLTRERLVLNGQVFFETGSATAPENSRVLDRAAQVLQEHPEIPLVVIEGHTDAVGGPDYNQALSKERAEAVRRYLIERGVPADRLRARGFGAARPVDTNATEQGRESNRRVEVHLRLGNPTAVMTSEPPR
- a CDS encoding amidohydrolase family protein, coding for MKAHSGRAPRAWWLGLLMALMGCATAQSAESGAAPASATSGEPVTAFVGVSVLPLDSDTVLVDQTVVVRGERIEAIGPTPSTPVPAGATRIDGAGRYLMPGLVDMHLHLMPGEGAPSDPAVQQLSLLLANGITTARALVAPPTALALRERVARREVLGPLLRVAGPSFHGKSVQGPEQARQKVREQKAAGYDLIKTHGGLGRETYDAMVAEAKAQGLRVSGHVTPDVGLARALEAGQQIEHLDGYLAALLPPGDKAEVGQVELGDVLSRMDLARLPAIAEATKRAGIFNSPTLALFEVVASEGAVPELRTQRELRYVPSAAVDAWTKELLTGPLSQAPAANKQKFLELRRQVLRGLHAAGVPLLVGSDSPQLFMVSGFALHREMEAQVAAGLPPLAVLQAATRNAAAYFGESSQWGAVAPGQRADLLLLNGNPLKDIQLARAIAGVMARGQWLPKSELDAKLEEAATAAKATKAAGK
- a CDS encoding cytochrome d ubiquinol oxidase subunit II is translated as MPTELVLGFAVAGTFVLYSLFGGADFGGGVWDLLASGPRKAEQRALIAHALGPVWEVNHVWLIAGLVLLFSGFPRAFSALTVALHVPLTLLLLGIVFRGTAFTFRTYDARGDLVQRRWGLVFSVASLVSPVLLGMCVGAVVSGRIRVEGRVVVSGFFEPWLTPFALAVGVLALCLFAFLAAVYLTAEADSEPLREDFRRRALGAGVAVFLAALGVLLLARQGAPRVWQGLLHEPFALALHAVTALSALAAFALLWRRSFRLARVAAAVQAGFIVLGWAASQYPYLVVPDITLQATAASPAVQRVLLVALVVGILTVVPSIALLLRIFQSPPTRR
- a CDS encoding beta-propeller fold lactonase family protein is translated as MPFAPRSLLLWSLLLVWVFPLTVRAQGSFVNWENPHVHPLELTPDGSRLLAVNTADNRLLVFDLTGPGREPRLVATIPVGLEPVSVRARSNTEAWVVNHISDSVSIVNLTTLNVVATVPTDDEPADVVFAGWPIKRAFITCSQVNTVLVVDPNWPLAAPRRVKILGEDPRALAVSPDGRKVYAAIFESGNATTVLSGGGTLEGLFPPNVVSDPLGPYGGINPPPNAGSAFNPPIRSGLPTPPPGPLIVRKNAQGRWMDDNAHDWTALVSGPNAAASGRPVGWDMPDRDLAIIDASSLSVSYARGLMNLNMALAVHPSGVITVVGTDSTNEVRFEPNVNGRFLRVRLAAVYPTAPGLVWQKDLNPHLTYVTPTLPQSERDKSIGDPRAIVWNALGTRGYVAGMGSNNVVVVGANGQRLGQLDVGEGPTGLALDEQRGRLYVLNRFAASVSVVSVQDLQERARVPFFDPTPAAIKMGRKHLYDTRRTSGLGHISCASCHVDARIDRLGWDLGDPSGEMNPLTGQNKGMGIPGLTTGFEPVHPMKGPMTTQTLQDIIGKEALHWRGDRAGLEDFNPAFMHLQGDDVMLSPAEMQQFKDFLATLTFPPNPFRNLDNTLPTHLPLTGRYTTGRFAPAGQQLPNGNAVRGLALFRPPRLLGLGAFACSTCHTLPSGLGTNMTWDGTRFVPLAPGPNGESHLGLVAADPSTNIVFKVPQLRNLYDKEGMELTHTESLAGFGFSHHGVSDSIARFIAAPAFQVQSDQELADLTAFMLAFSGSELPHGSETTVLEPPGPDSKDTHAAVGQQVTLRTPWPGSEQSALLDTFLSLADSGKVGLVVKGRQGGRQRGYTYRGGGDFQSDRAHERVSAAQLRSRAGLGSELTWTVVPKGTQWRIGVDRDEDGVLDGDE
- a CDS encoding cytochrome ubiquinol oxidase subunit I; amino-acid sequence: MDDLLYARAQMGMSLAFHIVFAAAGVALPVLMVLSDLKARRTGDADYRLLSYKLAKGTAILFAVGAVSGTVLSFELGLLWPEFMGQYGEVIGLPFSLEGVAFFTEAIFLGIYLYGRERVSPGLHLFSGVMVALSGAASAFFVTLVNVFMNDPSGFTPTPNGPTDIQPLVAMFSPGWPYQTAHVLLSCYQASAFAMAGIHAFVLLRHPGSAFHRKALSVALPLACVTALAQPLVGDFLAKHAAEAQPVKLAAMEGHFDTERGASLRVGGLPDMETATTPYSLEIPYGLSILAFGDPHAEVKGLKEFPREDWPPVAKVHLAFQLMVGTGSAMALLALVTLGLRWRKREWPSGPRMMRLWLLASPLGVLAMEAGWLVTEWGRQPWIIHGVMRTKDAVTPVPHLAAPFWTFTLVYLFLGAMVTFLLARQVAGTLPGRESDDAH
- a CDS encoding phage holin family protein — protein: MELESERLERSQLETLTTAELIRHAFAEAKLLVKAEVLHAKKELREEIKAARTSGILIGAAVTLVLCGLSALFVTIGLALPLTPWLGVLLVGVGLLLIAGGMAWFGVKKLPKKPLPHTQERLKTDFERARETLQ
- a CDS encoding glucose-6-phosphate isomerase; translation: MSQRELWERYKKYLCVCPSLGFSLDVSRMKFTEDFLEQMRWPMEAALDAMEALEQGALSNPDEKRRVGHYWLRAPETAPEAEIGRGIRDTLADVHWFAEELHAGRIAPQTAERFTHLLVIGIGGSALGPQLVADALGTSADAMRIFFFDNTDPDGMDRVLTQLGDKLPETLTLVISKSGGTKETRNGMLEAERAYQGRKLDFGAHAVAITGENSELDRYAKKNSWLRTFPMWDWIGGRTSVLSAVGLLPARLQGLDVDGLLSGAREMDRATRNRDVMKNPAAVMALMWHHASNGRGAKDMVLLPYKDRLQLFSKYLQQLVMESLGKELDKDGKVVNQGLAVYGNKGSTDQHAYVQQLREGVHNFFATFIEVLKDREGPSMKVEEDTTTGDYLVGFLLGTRRALYEKDRESMTLTVPDVSARSLGALIALYERAVGIYASLVNINAYHQPGVEAGKKAAGVVLEIQRKLLSHLRGQKGQAQTAEQLAAAVGAADEVETVFKVLEHLAANPDHGVTRAEAATPFEARFSVA